DNA sequence from the Candidatus Methylacidiphilales bacterium genome:
GTGCTCGTTGCGGAAGGTGAGTGCGCGCTGGTAAAGGGCGTCCTGGATTTCCCCCAGGATGGCCGGGACGGCGGCGATGAAGTCGCCCGTGGGGTAGGACTTCTTGTCCTTGGGGCCCTGGTCGCGGCGGGCGGTGAAGACGGTTCCGGCGGCCAGATCGCGGGGCCCGATCTCCACCCGGAGCGGCACGCCCTTCTTGATCCAGTCCCAGGTCTTGGTGCCGCCCTGCTTGTCGCGCTTGTCCACCCGCACGCGCACCTTTTCCCCGGCAAACTCCACCTTGGCCAAGGCGGCGGCGAGTTGCTCGCAGGCTTCCAACACGGCGGCTTTGGTGTCGTCCTTGGGGGTGACCGGAAGGATGACCACCTGTGCCGGGGCGACCTTCGGCGGCAACACCACGCCGTCGTCGTCGGCATGGGCCATGATGAGGGTGCCGATGAGGCGGGTGCTCACGCCCCAGCTGGTGGTGTGGGCGAATTGTTCCTTGTTGTCGCGGCCGAGGAACTTGATCCCGGCGGCCTGGGCGAAGTTCTGGCCGAGGTCGTGCGAGGTTCCGGCCTGGACGGCCTTGCGGTCCTGGACCATGGCCTCGATGCAGAGGGTGCGGTTGGCCCCGGGGAAACGTTCGCTTTCGCTTTTCTCGCCCGTCAGGACGGGCAGGGCCAGGTATTCGCGGGCAAAGGTTTCATAGACCCCGAGCATCTTCTCGGTTTCGATTCTGGCCTCTTCGGCGGTTTCGTGGGCGGTGTGGCCTTCCTGCCAGAGGAATTCCGCCGTGCGGAGGAAGAGGCGGGGGCGCATCTCCCAGCGGACGACATTGGCCCACTGGTTGATGAGGCTGGGGAGGTCGCGGTAGGACTGGACCCAGCGGGCATAGGCGGCGCCGATGATCGTTTCCGAGGTGGGTCGGACGATGAGCGGCTCGGCCAGTTCTCCCGCAGGGATGAGCTTGCCGCCCGGCCCGGCCTCGAGGCGGTGGTGGGTGACCACGGCGCATTCCTTGGCGAAACCCTCGACGTGGGCCGCTTCTTTTTCCAGGTAGCTCAGGGGGATGAAGAGGGGGAAATAGGCGTTTTCGTGGCCGGTTTCCTTGAACATGCGGTCGAGGGGTTGCTGGATGCGTTCCCACAGGCCGTAG
Encoded proteins:
- the proS gene encoding proline--tRNA ligase, encoding MATPTSAIQPTRQDDFPEWYQQVVAAAELAENSEVRGCMVIKPWGYGLWERIQQPLDRMFKETGHENAYFPLFIPLSYLEKEAAHVEGFAKECAVVTHHRLEAGPGGKLIPAGELAEPLIVRPTSETIIGAAYARWVQSYRDLPSLINQWANVVRWEMRPRLFLRTAEFLWQEGHTAHETAEEARIETEKMLGVYETFAREYLALPVLTGEKSESERFPGANRTLCIEAMVQDRKAVQAGTSHDLGQNFAQAAGIKFLGRDNKEQFAHTTSWGVSTRLIGTLIMAHADDDGVVLPPKVAPAQVVILPVTPKDDTKAAVLEACEQLAAALAKVEFAGEKVRVRVDKRDKQGGTKTWDWIKKGVPLRVEIGPRDLAAGTVFTARRDQGPKDKKSYPTGDFIAAVPAILGEIQDALYQRALTFRNEHTRKIDSKEEFYAYFTPKNADKPEIHGGFALTHWCGEAAVEEQIKNDLKVTIRCLPFDHDGPGTCPFTGKPSQQRAVWAKSY